Proteins co-encoded in one Zygotorulaspora mrakii chromosome 5, complete sequence genomic window:
- the ISA1 gene encoding Fe-binding Fe/S cluster assembly protein ISA1 (similar to Saccharomyces cerevisiae ISA1 (YLL027W); ancestral locus Anc_4.31), translated as MIAQVIRRDRMGFLSQLSQTQRFFGGCATKLNCSRTKNSGSVSHGKRFLQISLKGDSKFGRNSDSSIPPPSTSTASSTVSPQWNFQLVSLRKGQEQIKGHCSSGPQGSHNPSFSPMKWSSYAMPAKSTLKKQDQDANMQEEDSKMKLQKAAQDAKESKKQVTTENSIKKKRKRTIRPRKALITLSTKAISHLQGLLDQPEPKLIRIGVKNRGCSGLTYDLQYITEPGKFDEVVEQDGVKVFIDSKALFSIVGSEMDWVDDKLSSRFIFKNPNSKGTCGCGESFMV; from the coding sequence atgattGCGCAAGTAATACGTAGGGACCGAATGGGGTTTCTGAGCCAACTAAGTCAAACGCAACGTTTTTTTGGAGGATGTGCGACGAAGTTGAACTGCTCGAGAACGAAAAATTCGGGGTCTGTCTCACACGGAAAGAGATTTCTGCAGATTTCGTTAAAAGGTGATAGCAAGTTTGGAAGAAACTCGGATTCAAGTATACCACCTCCATCTACTTCTACGGCATCTTCTACAGTATCACCACAGTGGAATTTTCAACTAGTTTCGTTACGTAAGGGACAAGAACAGATCAAGGGTCACTGTTCCAGTGGCCCGCAGGGTAGTCACAACCCTTCTTTCTCTCCGATGAAGTGGTCAAGCTACGCTATGCCTGCAAAGAGCACTTTGAAGAAGCAAGACCAAGACGCCAATATGCAGGAGGAGGACTCCAAAatgaaacttcaaaaagctGCGCAAGATGCAAAGGAAAGCAAAAAGCAAGTCACCACTGAGAATTCGattaagaaaaaaaggaagagaaCAATAAGGCCGCGCAAAGCCCTAATAACGTTGAGCACGAAGGCTATATCGCATCTTCAGGGATTGCTAGATCAGCCTGAGCCTAAGCTTATTAGAATTGGCGTCAAGAATAGAGGCTGCTCCGGCTTAACTTACGACTTGCAATACATCACAGAACCTGGAAAATTTGACGAGGTGGTTGAGCAGGATGGTGTGAAGGTATttattgattcaaaagcaTTATTTAGCATTGTTGGAAGCGAGATGGACTGGGTTGATGATAAGCTATCTTCCAGATTCATCTTCAAGAATCCAAATTCAAAGGGAACTTGTGGGTGTGGTGAGAGCTTTATGGTATAG